One window of the Flavobacteriaceae bacterium YJPT1-3 genome contains the following:
- the murD gene encoding UDP-N-acetylmuramoyl-L-alanine--D-glutamate ligase, whose amino-acid sequence MKGKRLVVLGAGESGVGTALLAQQKGFEVFVSDFGTVKKKYQDVLLHAGLKCESGGHTEPAILNADLVMKSPGIPDTAPIVKKLRDQGIPVISEIEFAGRYTDATIVGITGSNGKTTTTLLTGHILKEAGLNVEVAGNVGDSFAKKVAEESPDYYVLELSSFQLDGIQEFAPHIAVLTNITPDHLDRYDQDFSKYIAAKFRIAMNQTANDYFIYDLDDPVITAWLKEHPVPSRLLPFSLTQPVAQGAYLENDSIIININKEQFSMTTSTLALQGQHNTKNAMASATVAKLLNIRKATIRESLEGFQGVEHRLEHFLKIQNVQYINDSKATNVNATFYALDSVKSPTVWIVGGVDKGNDYRDLYPLVNEKVKAIICLGVDNDKLMRSFGNMVEIIVETQSMTEAVKIAYKVAEKGDNVLLSPACASFDLFENYEDRGRQFKEAVRNL is encoded by the coding sequence ATGAAAGGTAAGCGCTTGGTGGTGTTAGGAGCAGGAGAGAGTGGTGTGGGTACGGCACTGCTGGCTCAGCAAAAAGGGTTTGAAGTTTTTGTATCTGACTTTGGTACGGTCAAGAAAAAGTACCAGGACGTTCTTTTACATGCAGGTTTGAAGTGTGAGTCCGGAGGGCATACGGAACCGGCAATACTAAATGCTGATCTGGTGATGAAAAGTCCGGGGATTCCAGACACGGCACCCATCGTCAAGAAGTTGAGAGATCAGGGGATCCCGGTCATCTCAGAGATTGAATTTGCCGGGCGTTACACAGACGCGACTATCGTGGGGATCACCGGTAGTAATGGGAAAACGACCACCACTTTGTTGACCGGACATATTTTAAAAGAGGCCGGTTTGAACGTGGAAGTGGCCGGAAATGTGGGAGACAGTTTTGCCAAGAAAGTGGCTGAGGAAAGTCCGGATTACTACGTGCTGGAACTCAGCAGTTTTCAGTTGGATGGTATCCAGGAGTTCGCTCCGCACATCGCCGTGCTGACCAATATCACTCCTGATCACTTAGATCGGTACGATCAGGATTTCAGTAAGTATATCGCGGCTAAGTTCAGGATCGCTATGAATCAAACCGCAAACGATTACTTCATCTATGATCTGGATGATCCCGTGATCACTGCCTGGTTAAAAGAACACCCGGTCCCCTCGAGATTGCTTCCTTTCTCGTTAACTCAACCGGTAGCACAAGGAGCGTATTTGGAAAATGATAGCATTATTATAAACATCAATAAAGAACAGTTCAGTATGACAACCTCTACATTGGCATTACAAGGTCAACATAATACAAAGAATGCCATGGCATCGGCTACCGTAGCCAAATTGCTCAATATTCGCAAGGCTACCATTCGCGAAAGCTTAGAAGGTTTTCAAGGCGTGGAGCATCGTTTGGAGCATTTTTTAAAGATCCAAAATGTACAATACATCAATGACAGCAAGGCGACCAATGTCAATGCGACCTTCTATGCACTAGACAGTGTTAAGTCACCCACAGTCTGGATTGTAGGTGGCGTGGACAAGGGTAATGACTATCGGGATCTGTATCCCCTGGTCAATGAAAAAGTAAAGGCCATCATTTGCCTGGGTGTAGACAATGACAAATTGATGCGCAGTTTTGGTAATATGGTGGAGATCATTGTAGAAACTCAGTCGATGACTGAAGCGGTTAAGATTGCCTATAAAGTGGCCGAAAAGGGAGATAATGTATTGCTTTCTCCGGCTTGTGCCAGTTTTGATCTATTCGAAAATTATGAAGATCGAGGGCGTCAGTTTAAAGAAGCGGTGCGTAACCTATAG
- the rsmH gene encoding 16S rRNA (cytosine(1402)-N(4))-methyltransferase RsmH, whose protein sequence is MEYHNPVLLQEAVDGLNIRPEGVYVDVTFGGGGHSREILSRLGPDGVLLAFDQDPDAQANRIDDPRFTLIPENFRYLKRFLRFHGYRQVDGILGDFGVSSHQFDVAERGFSTRFSSDLDMRMDTSNTFSAYNVVNEYEEQQLRSIFYQYGELRIAPKLARHIVAARKDSPLTTSDQLKEILLPLLPKHREHKLLAQIYQAIRIEVNQELDALKEFLQQTQEVLPKGGRLSLISYHSLEDRLVKRFIRNGLFEGEPEKDLFGRVEVPFKKVGGHIVPDSKEIKENSRARSAKLRIAERI, encoded by the coding sequence ATGGAATATCATAATCCTGTGCTATTGCAGGAGGCCGTTGACGGACTCAACATCAGACCAGAGGGCGTCTATGTAGACGTCACCTTTGGTGGCGGTGGCCACAGTCGGGAAATTCTGAGTCGGCTGGGGCCGGATGGAGTGCTGCTGGCCTTTGATCAGGATCCTGATGCACAGGCCAACCGCATTGACGACCCGCGCTTCACTCTGATTCCAGAAAACTTCCGCTACCTCAAGCGGTTTTTGCGCTTTCATGGGTACCGTCAAGTGGATGGTATCTTGGGTGATTTTGGTGTTTCCTCGCATCAGTTTGATGTAGCAGAGCGTGGCTTTTCGACCCGTTTTTCATCTGATCTGGATATGCGCATGGATACCTCAAATACATTTTCGGCCTATAATGTCGTTAATGAATATGAAGAGCAACAACTACGATCAATTTTCTATCAATATGGCGAATTGCGCATAGCGCCCAAATTGGCGCGTCATATTGTAGCAGCACGTAAAGACAGTCCACTAACCACCAGTGACCAGTTAAAAGAAATTCTACTCCCCCTGCTTCCCAAGCACCGGGAGCATAAACTATTAGCGCAAATCTATCAGGCTATTCGTATTGAAGTCAATCAGGAATTGGATGCCTTAAAGGAGTTTTTGCAGCAAACGCAGGAGGTATTGCCCAAAGGTGGCCGCCTCAGTTTGATCTCTTACCACTCGCTGGAGGATCGTTTGGTCAAGCGCTTCATCCGCAATGGCCTGTTCGAAGGTGAGCCGGAAAAAGATCTGTTTGGTCGGGTAGAGGTGCCCTTTAAGAAAGTGGGTGGTCATATCGTGCCAGACTCCAAGGAGATAAAAGAAAATAGCAGAGCGCGCAGCGCTAAATTAAGAATTGCCGAACGGATATGA
- a CDS encoding UDP-N-acetylmuramoyl-L-alanyl-D-glutamate--2,6-diaminopimelate ligase yields MSVLRDILFKVTLEAVQGSTGVSITDLHFDSRKVGLNDAFVAIQGVHSDGHDYISQALDQGALAIICERMPDSFVNGVTYVQVDDSQKALATMAANFYGHPSRNLKLVGITGTNGKTTVASLLYQLFKKAGFKTGLLSTVQILINDQAFPATHTTPDSLTINKHLADMNEAGVEFCFMEVSSHGIDQERTHALHFEGGIFTNLSHDHLDYHNSFAEYRDVKKRFFDELPATAFALTNVDDKNGAYMFQNTRAKQYTYALKSLADYRAQILENQFSGLLLSIEGTEVWVKLIGSFNAYNMLAIYGTALQLGLEKLEVLQLMSELESVSGRFQYLVSEQQITAIVDYAHTPDALKNVLETINDIRTKNESLITVVGAGGDRDTSKRPKMGQIAAALSTRVIFTSDNPRSEDPEAIIKAIEEGVEPQDFKKIISITDREQAIKTACMMAQQNDIILIAGKGHETYQEIKGERHDFDDYKKVKNTLSALGK; encoded by the coding sequence GTGAGTGTACTACGCGACATCCTTTTTAAAGTGACTCTGGAAGCGGTTCAGGGAAGTACCGGTGTGTCCATCACTGATTTGCACTTTGATTCCCGTAAAGTGGGGCTCAACGATGCTTTTGTTGCGATACAAGGAGTGCATAGCGATGGTCACGATTACATCAGTCAAGCGCTGGATCAGGGAGCCCTTGCTATCATTTGCGAGCGTATGCCCGATTCCTTTGTGAATGGCGTTACCTACGTACAAGTAGATGATAGTCAAAAAGCCCTGGCCACTATGGCGGCTAATTTCTACGGGCATCCTTCCCGCAATCTCAAACTGGTGGGTATTACCGGGACCAATGGCAAAACCACGGTGGCTTCCCTACTGTACCAATTATTTAAAAAGGCAGGATTCAAAACGGGTTTGCTTTCAACAGTACAGATCCTCATCAATGACCAGGCCTTTCCTGCTACGCATACGACTCCGGACTCCTTGACCATCAATAAGCATCTCGCCGATATGAATGAGGCGGGTGTAGAGTTCTGTTTTATGGAAGTCAGCTCACACGGTATTGACCAGGAACGTACTCATGCCTTGCATTTTGAGGGAGGTATATTCACCAATCTTTCTCACGATCATCTCGATTACCACAACAGTTTTGCCGAATACCGGGATGTGAAAAAACGATTTTTTGACGAGTTACCGGCTACGGCTTTTGCCCTGACTAATGTGGATGATAAGAACGGGGCCTACATGTTCCAAAATACCAGGGCGAAACAATACACCTATGCCCTGAAGTCTTTAGCCGACTACCGGGCGCAGATACTGGAGAATCAATTTTCCGGACTTCTATTGAGTATAGAAGGCACTGAGGTTTGGGTCAAATTGATCGGGTCATTCAATGCTTACAATATGTTGGCCATTTACGGTACTGCGCTTCAACTGGGATTGGAAAAATTAGAAGTATTGCAATTGATGAGCGAGCTGGAAAGCGTCAGCGGGCGATTCCAATATTTGGTTTCTGAGCAGCAGATCACGGCCATTGTCGATTATGCGCACACTCCGGACGCCTTAAAAAATGTCCTGGAAACCATTAACGACATCCGTACCAAGAATGAGTCGTTGATCACTGTAGTGGGTGCGGGTGGAGATCGGGATACCAGCAAACGCCCAAAAATGGGGCAGATCGCCGCGGCGCTCAGTACCCGGGTCATATTCACCAGCGACAACCCGAGATCAGAAGATCCTGAGGCCATCATTAAGGCCATTGAAGAAGGGGTGGAGCCACAAGATTTTAAGAAGATCATTTCCATCACTGATCGGGAGCAGGCGATCAAGACCGCCTGTATGATGGCTCAGCAAAACGATATTATCCTCATCGCCGGAAAAGGCCATGAGACGTATCAGGAGATAAAAGGAGAACGTCATGATTTTGACGACTATAAAAAAGTAAAAAACACCTTAAGCGCATTGGGAAAGTGA
- a CDS encoding FtsW/RodA/SpoVE family cell cycle protein, with protein sequence MSSSSSIFSTLKGDKATWALASLLALFSFLPVYSASSNLAYLYGDGNTFGFLLKHGVHLLLGFVIIYGVHKIPYNYFKGLSLILMPIVVVLLLITIAQGTTVEGANASRWIKIPLVGFTFQTSTFAAVVLLVFVARYLAKIQDETVTFKESIKPLWLPVALVLALILPANFSTTAILFAMVLALVFLGGYPFKYLLAICGIGLLALMFFVLVAKAFPGVFPNRVDTWINRVENFANQEDTEADYQIEKAKIAIATGGVVGVGPGKSVQKNFLPQSSSDFIYAIIVEEWGLVGGLSLMLLYLLLLFRLVIIAHKAPSVFGKLLVIGVGLPIIFQALINMAVAVELFPVTGQTLPLVSSGGTSIWMTCLAIGIVLSVSAKNEEVKIKKQQEDINPLDVLSETL encoded by the coding sequence TTGAGTTCGAGCAGTTCCATATTCAGTACCTTAAAAGGAGACAAAGCCACATGGGCTCTGGCCTCCCTGCTCGCCCTGTTTTCTTTCTTGCCCGTATACAGTGCCAGCAGTAATTTGGCCTATTTATACGGTGACGGAAATACTTTTGGTTTCCTTCTTAAACACGGAGTCCATCTCTTGCTTGGATTTGTGATCATCTACGGTGTACACAAAATACCTTACAACTACTTCAAGGGACTTTCTCTGATCCTTATGCCTATAGTGGTGGTCCTTTTGCTGATCACCATCGCTCAGGGTACTACGGTGGAAGGAGCCAATGCCAGCCGATGGATCAAAATCCCGCTGGTGGGCTTTACTTTTCAGACCTCTACTTTTGCCGCGGTGGTTCTCCTGGTCTTCGTAGCCCGCTATTTGGCCAAAATTCAAGACGAAACGGTCACCTTTAAAGAGTCGATCAAACCGCTGTGGCTGCCCGTTGCTTTAGTGCTGGCCTTGATCTTGCCGGCCAACTTTTCAACCACGGCCATACTGTTTGCCATGGTACTGGCCTTGGTATTCCTTGGCGGCTATCCCTTCAAGTATTTATTGGCGATTTGCGGAATCGGGCTCTTGGCCTTGATGTTTTTTGTGCTTGTCGCGAAAGCCTTCCCGGGGGTGTTTCCTAATCGGGTGGATACCTGGATCAATCGGGTGGAGAATTTTGCCAATCAGGAAGACACCGAAGCCGATTATCAAATTGAAAAAGCCAAGATCGCTATCGCCACCGGAGGGGTGGTGGGTGTGGGTCCCGGAAAAAGTGTACAGAAAAACTTTTTGCCCCAGTCATCCTCCGATTTTATTTACGCCATCATCGTGGAGGAATGGGGCCTTGTAGGCGGACTTTCTCTGATGTTGCTCTATTTGCTTTTACTATTCCGCCTGGTGATCATCGCGCATAAGGCACCTAGTGTCTTTGGTAAACTGCTGGTCATCGGGGTAGGACTCCCAATTATTTTTCAGGCCTTGATCAATATGGCCGTAGCGGTTGAACTGTTTCCTGTGACCGGACAAACCTTGCCTTTGGTGAGCAGCGGAGGAACCTCCATTTGGATGACCTGTCTGGCGATCGGGATCGTGTTGAGCGTGAGTGCAAAAAATGAAGAAGTTAAGATCAAAAAACAACAAGAAGATATTAATCCCTTAGACGTACTCAGTGAAACCCTATAG
- a CDS encoding penicillin-binding protein, translating to MATTERNILNRLYFVAGFMFFFALAIVGKLLSIQYIQGDDYRKLAAQRTEKMFTIPANRGNLYAGDGSLLATSVPKYDIRFDALAPSAEDFNAHIEGLAKGLSQLLGNTPDFYSNKMRKARANKNRYLFIAKGLGHGQYLKLKSLPLFEKGPYRGGLITEERTVREHPLDKMAERTVGYERKDEDGYYTRVGLEGAFGPYLRGKEGRRLKQKIAKGQWKPMGANNIVEPRDGYDVVSTIDVNIQDIAHHALLESLEKFEADHGCVVVMETKTGEIKAISNLKRTENGKYYEARNYAIYESHEPGSTFKLMSMVAALEDKAIDTSTVVDTENGRVKFYNRTVYDSKWGGYGQISAAQAFELSSNTAFAKIINEHYKDNPKKFLKRLFNMSLNEKIGLSIKGEGDPKFPYPGDKNWYGTTLPWMAFGYGVSLTPLQTLTFYNAIANDGEMVKPRFIKEIREWDVTVETFEKEVINSAIASKETIGAVQEMMKNVVKRGTASNIYNPAYSMAGKTGTCQTEYWIEPGRYISSFAGYFPADDPKYSCIVVIHKPKKSIGYYGNIVAAPVFQKIAQKIYSDTPLVDEVQLADQNLPLIESDFETYYQKLQKDINKVPNVKGMTGMDAVALLENLGLKVSFRGSGKVKSQSLQAGAPIRKNQTITLELS from the coding sequence ATGGCAACTACAGAACGTAACATCTTGAACCGCCTCTACTTTGTAGCTGGGTTTATGTTCTTTTTTGCTTTGGCGATCGTGGGTAAGCTTTTGAGCATTCAGTACATCCAGGGGGATGACTATCGCAAATTGGCCGCCCAGCGTACAGAAAAAATGTTTACGATCCCGGCCAATCGGGGTAATCTCTACGCGGGAGACGGAAGTCTTCTGGCAACCTCAGTCCCTAAATACGATATCCGGTTTGATGCTCTGGCCCCCAGTGCGGAAGACTTTAATGCACATATCGAAGGATTAGCCAAAGGACTTTCGCAACTTCTGGGAAATACGCCCGATTTCTACAGCAATAAAATGCGCAAGGCGAGAGCCAATAAAAATCGCTACCTGTTTATTGCCAAAGGCCTGGGGCACGGCCAGTACCTCAAACTGAAATCGTTGCCGCTTTTTGAGAAAGGCCCTTATCGCGGAGGATTGATCACCGAAGAGCGTACTGTTCGTGAGCATCCATTGGATAAAATGGCTGAGCGCACGGTAGGTTACGAGCGAAAGGATGAGGACGGCTACTACACCCGCGTGGGTCTGGAAGGCGCTTTTGGGCCTTATCTCCGCGGTAAAGAAGGTCGTCGACTCAAGCAGAAGATCGCAAAGGGGCAGTGGAAGCCTATGGGTGCCAATAACATTGTGGAGCCTCGCGATGGGTACGACGTGGTCTCCACCATTGATGTCAACATTCAGGATATTGCGCATCACGCTTTGTTAGAGAGTCTCGAAAAATTTGAGGCCGATCACGGTTGTGTCGTGGTCATGGAAACCAAAACGGGAGAGATCAAGGCGATCTCCAATCTGAAGCGTACTGAGAATGGGAAGTATTACGAGGCTCGAAATTATGCCATTTATGAATCGCACGAACCCGGTTCTACCTTCAAATTAATGTCGATGGTCGCCGCCCTGGAAGACAAGGCCATCGATACCAGCACGGTGGTGGATACCGAAAACGGTCGGGTGAAATTCTACAACCGTACCGTTTACGATTCGAAGTGGGGTGGCTATGGTCAAATCAGTGCGGCCCAGGCTTTTGAGCTGTCCTCCAATACCGCTTTCGCGAAAATCATCAATGAGCACTATAAGGACAATCCCAAGAAATTCCTGAAGCGTCTATTCAATATGAGCTTGAACGAGAAGATCGGGCTGTCGATCAAGGGAGAGGGAGATCCTAAGTTTCCTTATCCCGGAGATAAGAATTGGTACGGTACCACCTTGCCCTGGATGGCATTCGGATACGGGGTATCCTTGACTCCTCTGCAAACGCTCACTTTTTATAATGCTATTGCCAATGATGGAGAGATGGTTAAACCGCGTTTTATCAAAGAGATTAGAGAGTGGGATGTAACCGTGGAGACCTTTGAGAAAGAAGTGATCAACAGTGCGATCGCCTCCAAAGAAACGATTGGTGCCGTGCAGGAAATGATGAAAAACGTGGTGAAGCGCGGTACGGCCAGTAACATTTACAATCCGGCCTACTCGATGGCAGGAAAAACAGGGACCTGTCAAACCGAATACTGGATCGAGCCCGGACGCTATATCTCCTCCTTCGCCGGATACTTCCCGGCTGACGATCCGAAGTACTCCTGCATCGTGGTGATCCACAAGCCAAAGAAAAGCATAGGGTATTACGGGAATATTGTGGCAGCACCCGTCTTTCAAAAGATCGCTCAGAAAATTTATTCGGATACACCGCTGGTGGATGAGGTACAGTTAGCTGATCAGAATCTGCCGCTTATTGAATCTGATTTTGAAACCTATTATCAAAAGTTGCAAAAAGACATCAATAAGGTGCCTAACGTCAAAGGAATGACCGGAATGGATGCCGTGGCTTTGCTCGAAAATTTAGGTCTTAAAGTTTCCTTTCGCGGAAGCGGAAAGGTAAAAAGTCAATCGCTCCAGGCAGGAGCCCCTATTCGTAAGAATCAAACCATAACCCTGGAATTATCGTGA
- the yihA gene encoding ribosome biogenesis GTP-binding protein YihA/YsxC → MEIKHASFVVSNADVDKCPKDDRPEYAFIGRSNVGKSSLINMLTERKSLAKTSGRPGKTQLINHFLINEHWYLVDLPGYGYARVSKSTKKTFQKFIRNYFEQRQQLVSAFVLVDSRHEPQTIDLEFMEYLGVSGIPFAIIFTKADKLKPKALLRKVDHYLKTLTEGIWEEAPQHFVSSASKGIGRDEILNYIEGINEELRER, encoded by the coding sequence ATGGAGATCAAACACGCCAGTTTTGTGGTGAGCAATGCTGATGTGGACAAATGCCCTAAAGATGACCGTCCCGAGTATGCTTTTATAGGACGATCAAACGTGGGGAAATCGTCGCTCATCAACATGCTTACGGAACGTAAAAGTCTGGCTAAGACCTCCGGACGTCCCGGAAAAACCCAGCTGATCAATCATTTTCTGATCAATGAACACTGGTACCTCGTTGATCTACCCGGCTACGGATACGCCCGAGTGTCGAAATCGACCAAAAAGACCTTTCAAAAATTCATACGGAATTACTTCGAGCAGCGCCAGCAATTGGTCTCTGCCTTTGTACTGGTGGATAGCCGTCACGAACCTCAAACCATCGATCTGGAATTTATGGAATACCTGGGGGTGAGCGGAATCCCTTTTGCCATCATCTTTACCAAAGCAGACAAGCTGAAGCCTAAAGCACTCCTCCGAAAAGTGGATCATTACTTAAAAACGCTTACCGAAGGCATTTGGGAAGAAGCACCCCAGCATTTTGTAAGCAGTGCCTCTAAGGGCATTGGCCGGGATGAAATCTTGAATTATATTGAAGGTATCAACGAAGAGCTACGTGAGCGATAA
- a CDS encoding FtsL-like putative cell division protein: protein MKKGLYDILKGQFLINEDAVKNWRMIIFLSLLAVIMIASSHSADKKVHRIAALNAEVRQLRSASVDARLELRKLVMESTVARAVASRGVQPANEPPKKIKVNKSSR, encoded by the coding sequence ATGAAGAAAGGCTTGTACGACATACTGAAAGGTCAATTCCTGATCAATGAAGACGCCGTGAAGAACTGGCGCATGATCATCTTTTTATCGCTTCTGGCGGTGATCATGATCGCAAGTTCGCACAGTGCCGATAAAAAGGTACACCGTATAGCCGCTTTAAATGCCGAAGTACGGCAACTACGAAGCGCTAGTGTTGATGCTCGTTTGGAATTGCGGAAGCTGGTCATGGAAAGCACCGTGGCACGTGCGGTAGCCTCTCGCGGAGTGCAGCCGGCCAATGAGCCGCCCAAGAAAATCAAAGTAAATAAAAGCAGTCGTTAA
- the mraY gene encoding phospho-N-acetylmuramoyl-pentapeptide-transferase produces MLYYLFQYLESQYNLPGAGLFEFLSFRAAVAIILSLGISTIYGKRVIKYLQKRQMGETIRDLGLSGQVEKAGTPTMGGLIIIMATLIPVLLVAKLDNIYVILLIITMLWMGVIGFLDDYKKKMEQNKEGLQGKFKVIGQVGLGVIVGATMFFHPDITIREKIKDPVQLEQQQQSMSETAFEEFEPEEKSTKTTLPFIKNNEFDYAKLITWISPDLKEYAWLIFIPVVIFIVTAVSNGANLTDGIDGLAAGSSAIIVLTLGIFAWVSGNIIFSDYLNVMYIPKSGEMVIFITAFVGALVGFLWYNTYPAQVFMGDTGSLTIGGVIAVLAVATRKEWLIPILCGIFLMENLSVVMQVGYFKYTRKKFGEGRRIFLMSPLHHHYQKKGYHESKIVTRFWIVGILLAILTIVTLKIR; encoded by the coding sequence ATGTTATACTATTTGTTTCAATACCTAGAAAGCCAATACAATCTGCCGGGAGCGGGTCTGTTTGAATTCCTCTCGTTCCGTGCAGCAGTGGCCATCATCTTATCTCTGGGAATTTCCACCATTTACGGGAAACGGGTGATCAAATACCTCCAGAAGCGGCAAATGGGAGAGACAATCCGTGATCTGGGACTGAGCGGACAAGTGGAAAAGGCAGGGACCCCAACCATGGGAGGGTTAATCATCATTATGGCCACCTTAATACCGGTGCTCCTGGTCGCTAAGTTGGACAACATCTATGTCATCCTACTCATCATTACCATGCTCTGGATGGGGGTTATTGGCTTTTTGGATGACTATAAAAAGAAAATGGAGCAGAACAAAGAGGGCTTGCAAGGCAAATTCAAAGTGATCGGGCAAGTGGGTCTCGGGGTCATTGTAGGGGCGACCATGTTTTTTCATCCGGACATCACCATCCGTGAAAAAATCAAAGACCCGGTGCAGCTGGAGCAGCAGCAACAAAGCATGAGCGAAACTGCATTTGAAGAATTTGAGCCTGAGGAGAAGTCGACGAAAACTACCCTCCCCTTCATTAAGAATAACGAATTCGACTATGCCAAATTGATCACCTGGATCAGTCCAGATTTGAAAGAGTACGCCTGGCTGATCTTTATTCCTGTAGTCATTTTCATCGTGACTGCAGTTTCGAATGGCGCCAATCTGACCGATGGTATCGATGGCCTTGCCGCCGGAAGTTCAGCCATTATCGTTTTGACCCTGGGCATTTTTGCCTGGGTGAGTGGCAATATCATTTTTAGTGATTACCTCAATGTGATGTATATCCCGAAGAGTGGCGAGATGGTCATCTTCATCACGGCCTTTGTTGGAGCCCTGGTTGGATTCCTTTGGTACAATACCTATCCGGCTCAGGTCTTTATGGGAGATACCGGAAGCCTGACTATAGGAGGAGTGATTGCTGTGTTGGCCGTGGCCACGCGCAAAGAATGGCTGATTCCCATTTTGTGTGGGATCTTTTTAATGGAAAATTTATCAGTGGTCATGCAGGTAGGGTATTTCAAGTACACCCGAAAGAAGTTTGGTGAAGGACGACGCATCTTTTTGATGTCGCCCTTACATCATCATTATCAAAAGAAAGGCTACCACGAAAGTAAGATCGTGACGCGATTTTGGATCGTAGGCATATTACTGGCCATTCTGACTATCGTCACCTTAAAGATCCGATAG
- a CDS encoding alpha/beta hydrolase: MEHELITEDKFTYMEVGEGTPIVILHGLMGGLSNFDAVTNYFSEVGYKVVIPELPVYSTPLLKTGVKYFAKYLNDFLAHKNFDEVILLGNSLGGHIGLYHTKMYPERMKALVITGSSGLYESAMGESYPKRGDYEYIKKKAEDVFYNPEHATKEIVDEVYETVNDRNKLVKTLAIAKSAIRHNMAQDLPNMPTPTCVIWGRNDTVTPPEVAEDFNRLLPDADLFWIDECGHAAMMEKPEEFNRILHDWLKQRNL; the protein is encoded by the coding sequence ATGGAACACGAACTTATTACTGAAGATAAATTCACTTATATGGAAGTAGGCGAAGGAACGCCTATTGTCATATTACACGGCCTCATGGGAGGTCTGAGTAATTTTGATGCGGTGACCAATTACTTCTCTGAAGTCGGGTACAAAGTCGTCATTCCTGAATTGCCCGTGTACTCCACTCCGCTCTTAAAGACCGGAGTAAAATACTTTGCCAAATACCTCAACGATTTTCTGGCGCATAAGAATTTTGACGAGGTGATTTTATTGGGGAATTCACTGGGGGGACATATCGGACTCTACCATACCAAGATGTATCCGGAACGCATGAAAGCCCTGGTGATTACCGGGAGCTCCGGACTCTACGAAAGCGCCATGGGTGAAAGCTATCCCAAGCGTGGCGATTACGAGTACATCAAGAAAAAAGCCGAAGATGTTTTTTATAATCCGGAGCATGCGACCAAAGAAATTGTTGATGAGGTTTACGAGACGGTAAACGATCGTAACAAATTGGTTAAGACCCTGGCCATCGCTAAAAGCGCCATTCGGCACAATATGGCCCAGGACCTTCCCAACATGCCCACACCCACTTGTGTTATCTGGGGTCGAAACGACACCGTTACCCCGCCGGAAGTCGCTGAGGATTTTAACCGGCTGCTTCCTGATGCCGATCTTTTTTGGATCGATGAATGTGGTCACGCGGCCATGATGGAAAAACCAGAAGAGTTCAACCGTATTCTGCACGATTGGTTGAAGCAACGCAATTTATAA
- the mraZ gene encoding division/cell wall cluster transcriptional repressor MraZ, with product MLNLIGTYEVKADAKGRLMLPTALKKQLAPVLQEGFVLKRAVFQNCLELYPMQEWNALSQKVNALNRFNKKNDAFIRRFNAGVRMVEVDASGRLLIPKDLIAIAGISKEVVVNSAIHIVEIWDKDLYEQVIEEASADFADLAEEVMGDQPNDAAHGIS from the coding sequence GTGCTCAACCTGATTGGAACATACGAAGTGAAAGCTGATGCCAAAGGGCGTCTGATGCTTCCCACTGCGCTTAAGAAACAGTTAGCTCCGGTGCTACAGGAGGGTTTTGTGCTCAAGCGCGCGGTGTTTCAGAATTGCCTGGAGCTCTACCCCATGCAGGAGTGGAATGCCCTTTCGCAAAAAGTGAATGCCTTAAATCGTTTTAATAAAAAGAACGATGCCTTTATCCGAAGGTTTAACGCCGGGGTGCGTATGGTGGAAGTAGACGCCTCCGGGCGTTTATTGATTCCAAAAGATTTGATCGCCATAGCCGGAATTAGTAAGGAGGTGGTGGTGAACAGTGCAATCCACATCGTAGAGATTTGGGATAAGGACTTGTACGAACAAGTAATCGAAGAGGCTTCTGCCGATTTCGCCGATCTGGCAGAGGAAGTAATGGGAGATCAACCGAATGATGCAGCTCATGGAATATCATAA